From the Paenibacillus sp. MMS20-IR301 genome, the window GGGTACACTTGATCCAGGCGGATGCTGCCCGGGAACGATTTTCTTTTGCAAACGGGTACAGGAAGCAGTAAAGTAAGAGAAGAGTATTTCAACATTTCCTATTCCGACGGATGGTTTCTTGCAGAAGCAGAGCCGGCCGTTTTCTTTGTGTGAATTCATGTACCGTCATTCCTTCTGAATTGACGGTCATTTCGCACGTAGCTATAATAGGAATATTGAGTAATGAAAGGGGAACTAGCTAGAGCATGAAGAGAATGTTGAGCTTTATCATTACCGTGGTCGTTCTAACCGGCGTCATGGTATTTACAACTCCAGGGCTGCTGGACAAGGTCCGTCTGGGGCTTGACCTGAAGGGCGGATTCGAAATTCTGTACCACGCCGAGCCGATGGATACGGGAGGTACCCTGACCCGTGCTTCGCTGCAAAAAACGGCGGAAAGTCTCGAGAAACGGGCAAACGCTCTGGGAACAAGCGAGCCTGAGGTTACTACTGAAGGTACAGACCGCATCCGTCTGAAGATTGCGGGCGTTACCGACGAAGCCGAGGTCCGCAAGAAAATGAAAGAACCGGCAGTTCTAACCTTCCGCAGTGCCGCTGACGGTGATGCACCTGGCGTCTACAGCAAGATTGAACTTGTCGGCAGTGACTTCGTTGAGGGCGCGGCAGAAGTACAGCGCGATAACCTCAACCGTCCCGAAATCAGCATCTCCATTAAAGACAAGGATAAATTCGCAGAAATTACCGAGCGCCTGCTGGGTAAAGAGCTTGCCATTTACCTTGATGAAAATTTACTGTCCTCCCCTCCAACAGTAAGAGCTGTATTGACTGACGGTAAAGCTTCTATTTCCGGGGGATATACACTAGATGAGGCCCGTGAGATCGCTGATACGATCAATCTGGGTGCACTGCCTTTGAAGCTTACTGAGAAATACTCCCAGAGTGTAGGGGCAACCCTCGGCAAGCAGTCCCTGGATCAAACGGTCAAGGCCGGTATTGTCGGTTCCGTGATCATTCTGATCTTCATGATCTTCATGTACCGCCTTCCGGGCGTTCTGGCCAGCTTTGCGCTGATCCTGCATACCTGGCTGCTGATTCTGGTCTTCGTGGTAGCTGACTTTACCCTGACCCTCCCCGGTATTGCCGCGTTCATCCTCGGTATAGGGATGGCGGTCGATGCCAATATCATTACCAACG encodes:
- the secD gene encoding protein translocase subunit SecD produces the protein MKRMLSFIITVVVLTGVMVFTTPGLLDKVRLGLDLKGGFEILYHAEPMDTGGTLTRASLQKTAESLEKRANALGTSEPEVTTEGTDRIRLKIAGVTDEAEVRKKMKEPAVLTFRSAADGDAPGVYSKIELVGSDFVEGAAEVQRDNLNRPEISISIKDKDKFAEITERLLGKELAIYLDENLLSSPPTVRAVLTDGKASISGGYTLDEAREIADTINLGALPLKLTEKYSQSVGATLGKQSLDQTVKAGIVGSVIILIFMIFMYRLPGVLASFALILHTWLLILVFVVADFTLTLPGIAAFILGIGMAVDANIITNERIREEMRSGKSIMSSVKAGNKTSFRTVMDANVTTIIVAAVMFAFGTGAVKGFALILIVEIVLSIVTNLYFAHWLLTVLVKAGALKKPKQFGVKESDISAL